Below is a window of Sinorhizobium meliloti DNA.
CGGCATTGTCGGAATGGATGCGGTGACGGGCGATTCCACCTCTCTCAACGGCTTGAACGGAACGGAGTCCAACAGCTATCAGGGCCAGACCTATACCGTCACGCAGCCGGCGGACGAGACGATGCCCGTGGACCCGGCCCACGAGTTCCCCGACGTTGTTGAGCAGCTTTGCGGGCAGGGTGCCTGCTATCAGCCGGGTGGTTCCTATCCTAAAGTCGAAAACACCGGCTTCGTCAGCAATTATGCCGTCTCCTATACCGCCGGAGAGGGAGACGCGCCGAACGACTTTGGCGAGATCATGAAGTGCTTCTCGCCAGACCAGTTGCCGGTACTGAATGCTCTGGCGCGAGCCTTCGCCGTTTGCGACAATTGGTGCGCTTCCATGCCGGGGCCGACGTGGCCCAATCGTTTTTTCGCCTATGCGGCCTCATCTGGCGGGCTCGACTATAGTCCACCGCTTAGCCAGATCATCGAATGGGACGTCGGTGGCTTCACCTTTCCGAACGGCTCCCTCTTCGATCTCCTCGACCGCAAGTCCGACTTTGGATGTCGCATCTTTGCCGGTGACCACTTCCCTATTGCCAAGGCGGTCAGGAACGTCGGAGAGTCCGGCATTACCTCCTTCGACGAATTTGCCGACGCGCTCGCGAGCTCCAGCTATCCGTGGCTTTTCACCTTGATCGAGCCGAGCTACGGAAACCTCCTCGACGGCACCTATGAGGGTGGTACATCTCAACATCCGTTGGACGGCGTGACCGCGGGTGAAGCCCTGATCAAGGCGACCTATGAAGCGATCCGCAATTCGCCGTTTTGGGACAGTAGCCTGCTGATCATCACCTGGGACGAGCACGGCGGCTTCTACGATCACGTTCCGCCGCCAGCGGCCGTGGCTCCGGACGACACGCTGTCCGGCTCCGAATTCAACAGATATGGCTTCACCTTCGAACGGTATGGCCCTCGCGTCCCGGCCGTGATCGTGTCACCCCTGATCCCCGAGCGGATCATTGATCATCGGCAGTACGATCACGCTTCAATCCCGGCAACCGTCGAGGTTCTGTTCGCCTTGCCTCCGCTCACGGAACGCGATGCTCGCGCCAACAATCTTACCTCGCTGCTGTCGCTCTCGACGCCGAGAACGGACGCGCCGACGACTTTGCCGGAGCCGGCAGCATCACAAACGAAACCGGTGGCGCGGCCACCCCTGCCACCTGGGTCTCCGCCAGATGGAGGCAATCTGCCGGGCCAGATCTATGTTGCCATGCGTCGGGACGTAGCGCTCTCACCGCCCGCCGCCGAAGCCGAGATCGTGAACCGTTTGAGGTCGATCAGGACGCGCGCCCAGGCGGCCCAGTATCTCGAGGAGGTGCGGAACAAGATCGAGGCCAGAAGGGCTGCCCTATGAAGGGTAACGCATATGGGCAAGAGGTCGAGAAAGCCGTTTGCGAGCTGCGGCGGCTGCTCGGAGCCGCGGAGGAAATCTCGGCAGAAGCGTTGCTGGGCACCTTCGCCGATCCAGAGGGCCGCGCGGCGATGTACCAGCGTCGCTCGCTCGGCGAGTTGAGGGCGCATTTCTCGGAGGCGGCGAAGACCGCGTGTCCCTCCTCTCGGGAGGCTATGGCAGCGGCAATTGGCGCATTCTGGCGCTGGGCGCGTGACGGCTTTGCCGTCGTCAATATCGAGACGTACGAACGACGCCTGGCGGCTTGCCGGTCATGCGACCACTATGTCGCTGCGCCGAACGATCTGCTCCATGCGACCGTGAAGCTCGCTACCGCCGACGCTCGCATATGTGACTGTTGCGGATGCTTCATGGAGAAGAAGGCACGACAGGCCAATGCACGCTGCCCCGTCCGGCATGAAGCGAACCCGGGGCTTAGCCGCTGGGGAGAGCCATTTTCAACCGAGCCATAGCGGGCCGGCGGGGTAATTGGGCTGGGGCCGCTCGCGTAAGCAAGAATGTCTTCGACGTTCATTTAGCAGAGAAGGATCCAAGCCGAACCTCTCCTCCTATGTCTCTCGCGGCGAGGCGCGGCTCCGAACACAAGCGTGCATACGATGCTCAGTTGGCGACTTTCACCGCAGCGTCGACCGGCTAATAGAAGTCCGCTCGGGGCCGTTCGTAGTGTCCGGCGGCAAGGGCCGCAACGGGTCGAACTTTCGCCTCAGTAGACGAGCGGTCGGCGCTTCGAAGCGAAGCGCCGCCCTTGAGTGCTACAGTTCCACTTGCTCAGAAATGGCTAAGGCGTCGTCCACCTCTATACCGAGGTATTGCACGGTGCTCTCCAGCTTTTTGTGGCCGAGCAAGAGCGGGACGGCGCGCAGGTTCCC
It encodes the following:
- a CDS encoding alkaline phosphatase family protein produces the protein MTTAITNVFVLILENRSLDHMLGFSGIVGMDAVTGDSTSLNGLNGTESNSYQGQTYTVTQPADETMPVDPAHEFPDVVEQLCGQGACYQPGGSYPKVENTGFVSNYAVSYTAGEGDAPNDFGEIMKCFSPDQLPVLNALARAFAVCDNWCASMPGPTWPNRFFAYAASSGGLDYSPPLSQIIEWDVGGFTFPNGSLFDLLDRKSDFGCRIFAGDHFPIAKAVRNVGESGITSFDEFADALASSSYPWLFTLIEPSYGNLLDGTYEGGTSQHPLDGVTAGEALIKATYEAIRNSPFWDSSLLIITWDEHGGFYDHVPPPAAVAPDDTLSGSEFNRYGFTFERYGPRVPAVIVSPLIPERIIDHRQYDHASIPATVEVLFALPPLTERDARANNLTSLLSLSTPRTDAPTTLPEPAASQTKPVARPPLPPGSPPDGGNLPGQIYVAMRRDVALSPPAAEAEIVNRLRSIRTRAQAAQYLEEVRNKIEARRAAL